The following are encoded in a window of Maridesulfovibrio bastinii DSM 16055 genomic DNA:
- the rdgC gene encoding recombination-associated protein RdgC encodes MGRLFKKHPLTIYKVTTPEQTSLLSDERLYDQLQRAKFETIDHEVIERTYGAVTIENYRDPWFGPENTEFGEYFVFSIRIDERKIPGPALKRFVEDAIDNEMELAKKEGRNFISRGRKREVKEQVTLKLRAKAVPTPTVADVWWNMNTGLLFLTDRSKAIKEAFEDTFKRAFGTVYELEELTLGINEKFDVFGHAFLTWIWNEGTIHIPYHDHDISVFIEDKVHAADSQEVLKAEQVKGRDADFNDIKRAVEEDGKMIVRAMLRFESEERFIADIEVDSMLTPFLSISIDTVTHHDEEEFAGALVTQIGNIEEAYNLFLRVLHLYELEQSEKETPDANIKRAKADLEELKKRGEIIKRVQEGARQAAKDLKDSLPEGTTMTIVTSEGEKVEVA; translated from the coding sequence ATGGGCAGATTATTCAAAAAACACCCACTGACAATATATAAAGTCACAACACCTGAGCAGACTTCTCTTTTGAGCGATGAAAGACTTTATGATCAGCTCCAGAGAGCAAAATTTGAAACCATAGATCATGAGGTCATTGAAAGGACATACGGTGCGGTAACGATTGAAAACTACCGGGATCCGTGGTTCGGACCTGAGAATACCGAATTTGGGGAATACTTCGTTTTTTCCATTCGTATTGATGAACGCAAGATTCCCGGCCCTGCCTTAAAAAGATTTGTGGAAGATGCAATCGACAATGAGATGGAGCTTGCCAAAAAAGAAGGCAGAAACTTCATTTCCCGCGGTCGAAAAAGAGAAGTTAAAGAACAGGTTACCCTTAAACTTCGCGCCAAAGCCGTCCCGACTCCTACCGTTGCAGATGTTTGGTGGAATATGAACACGGGCCTGCTCTTTCTTACTGACCGCTCTAAAGCCATTAAAGAAGCTTTTGAAGATACTTTTAAAAGAGCATTCGGAACAGTTTATGAACTTGAAGAACTCACTCTCGGCATAAATGAAAAATTTGATGTGTTCGGACACGCATTTCTGACCTGGATATGGAATGAAGGAACTATACATATCCCCTATCACGATCATGATATTTCAGTTTTCATAGAAGATAAGGTCCACGCTGCCGATTCTCAGGAAGTCCTTAAAGCTGAACAGGTCAAAGGAAGGGATGCCGATTTTAACGATATCAAAAGAGCGGTGGAAGAAGACGGCAAAATGATTGTCAGGGCCATGCTCCGCTTTGAAAGTGAAGAAAGATTCATAGCAGATATTGAAGTTGATTCAATGCTCACCCCTTTTCTCTCAATCTCAATCGACACTGTCACTCACCATGACGAAGAAGAGTTTGCAGGAGCGTTGGTCACCCAGATCGGCAACATAGAAGAGGCTTATAATCTCTTCCTCAGAGTCCTTCATTTGTACGAGCTTGAGCAGTCTGAAAAGGAAACTCCAGACGCGAATATCAAAAGAGCTAAGGCCGATTTAGAAGAGCTTAAAAAACGCGGTGAGATAATAAAAAGGGTTCAGGAAGGAGCCAGACAAGCCGCAAAAGATCTCAAGGATTCGCTTCCCGAAGGCACTACCATGACCATCGTCACTTCTGAGGGTGAAAAAGTGGAGGTTGCGTAG
- a CDS encoding DNA adenine methylase yields MSSPKRPILRYHGGKWKIASWIIAHFPQHTNYIEPFAGAASVLLQKGRVPCEVLNDLDCRLINLFRVLQDKKQADELARRCSLTPFARAEFELSYEETEDPIDQVRRLIIRSFFGYGSKSCVSITKNGFRSRRADTNSPAVDWASWPTQIEMFVERLRGVVIENQDATKVIERYDRADALFYVDPPYVHSERNLNQGSYLYELTDEDHRELAEALHNVEGYVIISGYPSKLYDEIYNLWPKIERKAYADQASPRAEVLWLSPRTAEALEKEKLPLLCGTDKDLFEHV; encoded by the coding sequence ATGAGTAGCCCGAAACGTCCAATACTGAGGTATCACGGTGGTAAATGGAAAATAGCTTCTTGGATTATTGCTCATTTCCCGCAGCATACAAACTACATAGAGCCGTTTGCCGGAGCTGCTTCGGTGTTGCTTCAAAAAGGTAGGGTTCCGTGTGAAGTTTTAAATGATCTGGACTGCCGGCTGATTAATTTGTTTCGAGTCCTGCAGGACAAAAAGCAGGCTGATGAACTGGCAAGACGTTGCTCTTTAACGCCTTTTGCTCGTGCTGAGTTTGAGCTTTCATACGAAGAAACGGAAGATCCGATTGATCAGGTGCGGCGGCTTATAATTCGTTCTTTTTTTGGGTACGGGTCTAAATCATGCGTATCAATCACTAAAAACGGTTTTCGTTCCCGCCGGGCTGATACTAATAGTCCTGCAGTTGACTGGGCAAGCTGGCCGACACAGATTGAGATGTTTGTCGAGCGGCTGCGGGGAGTTGTAATCGAAAATCAGGACGCAACTAAAGTCATTGAAAGATACGATAGAGCCGACGCTCTGTTTTATGTTGATCCGCCGTATGTTCACAGTGAAAGAAATTTAAATCAAGGTTCGTATTTGTACGAGCTGACAGACGAAGATCACCGCGAACTGGCAGAAGCTCTGCATAATGTTGAGGGCTATGTCATTATAAGCGGATATCCGTCTAAACTATACGATGAAATTTATAATCTTTGGCCAAAGATTGAGCGCAAAGCCTACGCGGACCAAGCAAGCCCCAGAGCAGAAGTTCTCTGGCTGTCTCCGCGCACTGCTGAAGCACTGGAAAAAGAAAAGCTCCCGCTGCTCTGCGGGACGGATAAGGACTTGTTCGAACACGTTTAA
- a CDS encoding DUF5131 family protein, with translation MSNIEWTQQTWNPTIGCSKKSAGCENCYAERMAYRMSCNPKAPEGYQSVITDGKWNGKTGLVESALTIPLKRKKPTVYFVGSMTDLFHKSVKNYWLDEIFAVMGSCPQHRFILLTKRPERMQEYCSSRREEIRQNYVYRQSFQVLKAAEEKGVDLPLWPLPNVLLGVTAENQEQADKRIPILLDTPAAARFVSIEPMLGAVDLTPWDECDQCGVMRKDFDSYNEVGKAWDGWQCFNHYNPNGGCDGTFKGVLDWVICGGESGPNARPMHPDWVSSLRDQCSSAGTPFFFKQWGESVDDLNRQARANVKGAFWMLPNGTTGKVQPEPKGCVWMNRVGKHAAGNLLNGQTWEQYPQILREVNDG, from the coding sequence ATGAGTAACATAGAATGGACCCAACAGACATGGAATCCCACTATCGGCTGCTCAAAAAAATCCGCTGGTTGCGAGAACTGCTACGCAGAAAGAATGGCTTATCGCATGTCCTGCAACCCTAAGGCCCCGGAAGGATATCAGAGCGTTATTACTGACGGGAAATGGAACGGGAAGACTGGCCTTGTTGAATCCGCACTGACGATCCCGCTTAAACGCAAAAAGCCGACTGTGTATTTCGTAGGCAGCATGACCGACCTTTTTCATAAATCAGTGAAAAATTATTGGCTGGACGAAATCTTCGCGGTTATGGGCTCTTGCCCTCAACACAGATTTATTCTGTTGACCAAAAGACCGGAGCGTATGCAGGAATATTGTTCCTCTCGCCGTGAGGAAATTCGCCAGAACTATGTTTACAGACAGTCTTTTCAAGTCTTGAAGGCAGCAGAAGAAAAAGGCGTTGACCTCCCCCTTTGGCCCCTGCCTAACGTCCTACTCGGCGTAACAGCCGAAAATCAGGAACAAGCTGATAAACGAATCCCGATCCTGCTCGACACTCCCGCCGCCGCACGTTTTGTGAGCATCGAGCCGATGCTTGGGGCAGTAGATTTGACCCCATGGGATGAATGCGACCAGTGCGGAGTGATGAGAAAAGACTTTGATTCATATAATGAGGTTGGAAAGGCGTGGGACGGTTGGCAGTGTTTTAATCACTACAATCCGAATGGTGGATGCGATGGAACATTCAAAGGTGTTTTAGACTGGGTAATATGCGGCGGAGAATCCGGCCCGAACGCACGGCCAATGCATCCGGACTGGGTGAGCTCTTTGCGTGACCAGTGTTCCAGTGCCGGCACCCCTTTCTTTTTTAAGCAATGGGGAGAATCTGTTGACGATCTGAACAGGCAGGCCCGTGCAAATGTAAAAGGTGCATTTTGGATGCTTCCCAATGGTACAACCGGGAAAGTCCAGCCTGAGCCCAAAGGATGTGTCTGGATGAATCGCGTAGGCAAGCATGCCGCTGGTAATCTCCTCAACGGCCAGACTTGGGAGCAGTACCCCCAGATTTTGCGGGAGGTCAATGATGGTTAA
- a CDS encoding helix-turn-helix transcriptional regulator translates to MKVQITTVKMPDTGFLRLPEVLTFIPISKSTWWDGIQKGKFPKGIKLTAGVTAWKVEDIRKLIEEFSHQEAA, encoded by the coding sequence ATGAAAGTACAAATAACAACAGTAAAAATGCCGGATACAGGATTTTTGAGATTACCTGAAGTGTTAACCTTTATCCCTATTTCAAAGTCTACTTGGTGGGATGGAATTCAAAAAGGTAAATTCCCAAAAGGTATAAAATTGACAGCCGGGGTCACCGCATGGAAAGTAGAAGATATACGAAAACTCATAGAAGAATTCTCACATCAAGAGGCTGCTTAA
- a CDS encoding class I SAM-dependent methyltransferase, with product MGKIKINKTDLFHGVQQTAKYHNSNFLAGLLVKNFLKNILMTFQEVDSKNIFEVGSGEGHISGLLALNGFHVRGCDICNASIENATREAKERNLDITFEEKSIYDLGCNDITDVVLCCEVLEHLTDPELAFKKLLSITGKDLIVSVPNEPLWHILNMCRGKYLNALGNTPGHFQHWTKAQFVKMVSSYAEVVSVRTPLPWTIVHCKPHKY from the coding sequence ATGGGAAAAATTAAAATTAATAAAACCGATTTGTTTCATGGAGTGCAGCAGACTGCCAAATATCACAACAGTAATTTTCTCGCGGGATTACTTGTTAAAAATTTTTTAAAAAATATTTTAATGACTTTTCAAGAAGTTGATTCAAAAAATATTTTTGAAGTTGGGAGTGGAGAGGGGCATATTTCAGGACTGTTGGCCTTGAACGGATTTCATGTTCGGGGCTGTGATATTTGTAATGCTTCAATAGAGAATGCTACAAGGGAAGCAAAAGAACGTAATCTTGATATTACTTTTGAAGAAAAAAGCATATACGATTTAGGCTGTAATGATATAACAGACGTAGTACTTTGCTGTGAAGTCCTTGAACATCTTACTGATCCAGAGCTTGCTTTTAAAAAATTATTATCTATAACTGGGAAGGATTTGATAGTAAGTGTCCCAAATGAACCTTTATGGCATATTCTAAATATGTGTCGTGGTAAGTATTTAAACGCATTAGGCAATACCCCCGGGCATTTTCAGCATTGGACAAAAGCTCAATTTGTTAAAATGGTTTCCAGCTATGCTGAAGTTGTCTCTGTGCGAACTCCTTTGCCTTGGACTATAGTTCACTGCAAACCACATAAATATTAA
- a CDS encoding glycosyltransferase family 2 protein: protein MKLIIQIPCFNEAETIGITLDALPRKVVGFDKVEYLIIDDGCSDGTIDVARKHGANYVVSHPRNKGLAHGFMTGLKASLALGADVIVNTDADNQYCGDDIHKLTTPIIEGKADIVVGTRPIQTIEHFSPLKKMLQRLGSWVVRTASGTNVMDAPSGFRAISRDAAKLLNVFNNYTYTLETIIQAGQANMAITSVDIRVNEDLRPSRLFSSIKSYIKRSIVTIVRISVTYRPFLFFSIISAILLLSGGLLGLRYLYYWAIGSGTGHVQSVVLSGVLLVMGVQTGLIAFVADLIGVNRRLLEQLKVSQYDLDEKIEKVTSKIDVDGNTKC, encoded by the coding sequence ATGAAATTAATTATACAGATACCTTGTTTCAATGAGGCTGAAACTATTGGGATTACATTGGATGCCTTGCCACGTAAGGTGGTAGGATTTGATAAGGTTGAATATCTTATTATTGATGATGGGTGTTCAGATGGCACTATAGATGTTGCTCGTAAACATGGTGCGAATTATGTTGTTTCTCACCCAAGGAATAAGGGGCTCGCCCATGGATTTATGACAGGCTTAAAGGCATCTCTCGCTCTTGGGGCTGACGTAATTGTCAATACTGATGCTGACAACCAATATTGCGGAGATGATATTCATAAGCTAACAACACCTATAATTGAAGGCAAAGCAGATATTGTTGTCGGCACAAGACCTATACAGACTATAGAGCATTTTTCACCGTTAAAAAAAATGTTACAGCGACTTGGAAGTTGGGTAGTAAGGACTGCAAGCGGGACCAATGTTATGGATGCACCAAGTGGTTTCCGAGCTATAAGTAGAGATGCTGCTAAGCTCCTGAATGTTTTCAATAATTATACATATACATTGGAGACTATTATTCAAGCTGGACAGGCCAATATGGCTATAACTTCAGTAGATATAAGAGTTAACGAAGACCTTCGTCCATCACGTCTATTCAGCAGTATAAAATCTTATATCAAGCGTTCAATTGTTACTATAGTACGTATATCAGTAACATATCGTCCATTTTTATTTTTCAGCATAATATCTGCCATACTTTTATTGTCAGGAGGTCTTCTAGGTCTTAGATATTTATATTATTGGGCGATAGGCAGTGGGACAGGGCATGTTCAGTCTGTTGTCCTGTCCGGGGTTTTATTGGTAATGGGTGTTCAGACTGGTTTAATCGCTTTTGTTGCTGACCTTATAGGTGTGAACAGAAGATTGTTAGAACAGTTGAAAGTAAGTCAATATGATCTTGATGAAAAAATTGAAAAAGTAACATCAAAAATTGATGTGGATGGTAATACTAAGTGTTAA
- a CDS encoding lysylphosphatidylglycerol synthase domain-containing protein, with protein sequence MYKKIYNFVGLVVVVLSVLFLGKKILLNISRLNFSSSIIFYILVGSIFYALFYYLLGSGWFLFVKILNKEKSILDLLYIYTRCSIGKYFPGNVGHYVGRQFIASRIGISQKVIAFASMLEIICQITSAVIICAWIDLPIAPPVSPVISLSVAILILAVAPYIILKIISRSTVNLNKNISIYSLWKTICSVCVLDLLFFISSGCIFYVFVISSHSVSNVDFMTVISIYTAAWFLGIATPGAPAGIGVREAVMTAMLARFLSEPDALSVAILFRATTTLGDLFFFGGSFALSNFKRHKF encoded by the coding sequence TTGTACAAAAAAATTTATAATTTTGTTGGATTAGTCGTTGTTGTCCTCAGTGTTTTATTCTTGGGAAAAAAAATTTTATTAAATATTTCTAGGTTGAATTTTTCTTCAAGTATAATATTCTATATTCTTGTAGGTAGCATTTTTTATGCATTATTTTATTATTTACTAGGTTCTGGTTGGTTCTTATTTGTTAAAATTCTAAATAAAGAAAAATCAATTTTAGATCTTTTATATATATACACAAGATGTTCAATAGGTAAATATTTTCCAGGTAATGTTGGACACTATGTTGGTAGACAATTTATAGCTTCACGAATTGGAATATCTCAGAAAGTTATAGCTTTTGCCTCTATGCTTGAAATTATTTGCCAGATTACATCTGCAGTAATCATTTGTGCTTGGATAGATTTACCGATAGCTCCACCTGTTTCTCCAGTTATAAGCCTCTCTGTTGCTATTTTAATTTTAGCTGTTGCTCCTTATATAATTTTGAAAATTATTAGCAGATCTACAGTTAACCTTAATAAAAATATTTCTATATACAGTCTTTGGAAAACAATTTGTTCAGTTTGTGTACTGGATTTGTTATTTTTTATTAGTTCAGGGTGTATTTTTTATGTTTTTGTCATAAGCAGTCACAGTGTATCAAATGTTGATTTTATGACAGTCATTTCAATATATACAGCCGCATGGTTTTTGGGTATTGCTACGCCAGGTGCTCCTGCCGGGATAGGGGTCAGAGAAGCTGTCATGACTGCTATGCTGGCAAGATTTTTGTCTGAACCTGATGCCTTGTCGGTTGCTATTTTATTTCGTGCCACTACTACGCTTGGAGACTTATTTTTTTTTGGCGGCAGTTTTGCCTTGTCTAATTTCAAAAGACATAAATTTTAA
- the bet gene encoding phage recombination protein Bet, producing the protein MNKPNNTLAPNGTGNAPTTGKGALMTKFSQRFGVDVAQVSDILKNTAFKNSKGPVTNEQLAALMIVADQYNLNPFTKEIYAFPDKNGGIVPIVGVDGWIRIMNEHPQFDGMEFRYADNNIVVNSSKKASEWIEVIIYRKDRTRPIIVREYLEECMRGSEPWKMNTRRMLRHKTLIQGARLAFGFSGIYDEDEGKRIAEARVINMNQDMPKSIDPEYSSQPQKQIDQQPISQPVNQHTGQAELVQTEQSEPSAEEEFFDQEPQQEEHYELTEEELATYLGDQTDQYLSNNAAERKMMLLKLLPAFGAQQADMERLTGKGYPQWTKQDRIKLLHAYASLANGADPSEVFPVGFHHE; encoded by the coding sequence ATGAATAAGCCAAACAACACTCTCGCGCCTAATGGTACCGGCAATGCGCCGACTACCGGTAAGGGAGCATTAATGACCAAGTTTTCCCAGCGCTTCGGCGTCGACGTTGCTCAGGTGTCAGACATTCTGAAGAACACTGCATTTAAAAACAGCAAGGGTCCCGTAACCAATGAGCAGCTTGCAGCCCTGATGATCGTTGCCGACCAATACAATCTTAACCCCTTCACCAAAGAGATTTACGCCTTCCCTGACAAGAACGGAGGGATTGTCCCTATAGTCGGAGTTGATGGTTGGATCAGGATTATGAACGAACACCCTCAGTTCGATGGCATGGAGTTCCGCTATGCTGATAACAACATCGTCGTGAATTCAAGCAAAAAAGCATCTGAGTGGATTGAGGTAATTATCTACCGCAAGGACCGCACCCGCCCCATTATCGTCCGTGAATATCTGGAAGAATGCATGAGGGGTTCTGAGCCTTGGAAAATGAACACCAGACGCATGCTCCGCCACAAGACTCTTATTCAGGGCGCAAGGCTGGCTTTCGGATTCAGCGGAATTTACGATGAGGATGAAGGAAAGCGCATTGCTGAAGCTCGTGTAATCAACATGAATCAGGACATGCCTAAGTCCATTGATCCTGAATATTCTTCACAGCCGCAAAAGCAGATTGACCAACAACCTATTTCCCAGCCCGTCAACCAGCATACTGGGCAGGCTGAACTGGTTCAGACCGAGCAATCTGAGCCCTCCGCAGAAGAAGAATTTTTCGACCAAGAACCGCAGCAGGAAGAGCATTACGAACTGACAGAAGAAGAATTGGCAACGTATCTTGGTGATCAGACTGACCAGTACCTAAGTAATAACGCTGCTGAACGTAAAATGATGCTTCTAAAGCTGCTGCCTGCATTCGGAGCACAGCAGGCAGATATGGAAAGACTGACAGGCAAGGGCTACCCCCAATGGACAAAACAAGACCGCATAAAGTTGCTTCACGCATACGCAAGTCTTGCCAACGGCGCCGACCCCTCAGAAGTATTCCCCGTAGGATTCCATCATGAGTAA
- a CDS encoding NHL repeat-containing protein, with the protein MTKQIYIIFLSFYLSLALFSSIVFASQGTMIKTIPLDEYVTGFDIDFDGYIHIATTSGIKKYSKDGKYIKTYGNIDYANFPTGIRIGINGNIYAPYLNNEISIFNPEGEYIASITKFGADNNKFKNIVDLAFDNSGDIYVADNALHQIVKLNSNGQYLNKIGGPEHTTSYLSAAQSVVVDKQGIVYVTDISADNSGIKIFAPEGIFIKRIRYFQHAEPILLNGSLKNWSCDFNSISLLNESYILGCESNDNIVHILPTSALTTDNFIYVGRIGNNNENDKNLLDSPRIVRSDKDNKIYILTQQGLQIFKWSGFPNTSSPKNLTSIFSILL; encoded by the coding sequence ATGACAAAACAAATCTATATAATATTTTTAAGCTTTTACTTATCACTAGCTCTTTTCTCATCAATTGTTTTTGCGTCTCAAGGTACTATGATAAAAACAATACCATTAGATGAATATGTGACTGGATTCGACATAGATTTTGATGGCTATATACATATAGCAACAACTTCAGGTATAAAAAAATATTCCAAGGATGGGAAATATATAAAAACTTATGGCAATATTGATTACGCTAATTTTCCAACAGGAATAAGGATAGGAATAAATGGAAATATTTATGCACCATATCTTAACAATGAGATTTCAATTTTCAACCCGGAAGGCGAATACATCGCTTCCATTACAAAATTTGGTGCTGACAATAATAAATTTAAAAATATCGTTGATCTTGCCTTTGATAACTCAGGGGACATTTATGTTGCTGATAACGCCCTTCATCAAATAGTCAAACTAAATTCTAATGGACAATATTTAAATAAAATTGGAGGCCCTGAACATACAACTTCATATCTTTCAGCAGCTCAGTCAGTTGTAGTTGATAAACAAGGAATAGTATATGTAACTGATATATCAGCAGACAACTCGGGCATTAAAATTTTTGCGCCAGAAGGAATTTTCATAAAAAGAATAAGATATTTTCAACATGCAGAACCAATATTATTAAATGGTTCTCTGAAAAACTGGTCATGCGATTTTAATTCAATATCGTTATTAAATGAAAGCTACATACTTGGATGTGAATCTAATGATAACATAGTGCATATTTTACCAACATCAGCACTCACAACAGATAATTTTATATACGTAGGCCGTATTGGCAATAATAACGAGAATGACAAAAACCTATTAGATAGTCCTAGAATTGTGAGAAGTGATAAAGATAATAAAATCTATATATTAACACAACAAGGTTTGCAAATTTTTAAATGGTCTGGATTTCCTAATACCTCATCCCCCAAAAATTTAACATCAATTTTTTCTATACTTTTATAA
- a CDS encoding molybdopterin-dependent aldehyde oxidoreductase, producing MSSLLQKRIFVNGVETNLFTNPDAKLSEVLREQLHLTGTKVGCGEGQCGACSVILDGKVVRSCITKMKKVPEHSNITTIEGLGKPGHLHPLQKAWALHGAAQCGFCSPGFIVSAKGLLDVNDTPSREDVRNWFQKHRNACRCTGYKPLVDAVMAAAEVMRGDAPEDSLDFKMPEDGRIWGSKYPRPTAEAKVTGTLDYGADLGLKLPEDTLYVALVQSEEHHANIISIDTSKAKTMPGVAAVLTAEDVKGKNRIFGLVQSPYHKGDGWERPIINDTKVFQYGDVLALVCADSQEEAEAAAKEVVVELERLPAYLSAPEAMAEDAMEIHPGTPNIYFTQPLIKGDETAPIFERDDVEVVEGNFITSRQPHMPIEPDVSFAYMGDDELLHIHSKSIAVHLHAFMIAEGMGLTPDKIALASNPMGGTFGYKLSPTSEALVGVAVMATGRPCLLKYNYFQQMTYTGKRSPFYISARMAAEKKTGRILALEHDYSVDHGPYCEMGSVLTGRGIQFIGAGYDIPNIRGMGRTVCTNHAWGAAFRGFGGIQSVFAGESLVDEMAIALGQDPLEFRYANCYRDGATTPTGAIPDVIALPQLLEALRPKYKKAKDRAAKESTETVKKGAGIAVGVYGAGADGIDSAEVFIQYDPDNGVTLGCSWEDHGQGADIGAVGTTHEALRPMNIPVEKIRFSWPDSSKQPPAGPAGASRSQVVVGNALNAACKAMLDALKKPDGSYMSYEEAVAAEKPTRFDGSYSSMGSVCDPETGLGTPFVNCMYTIYMAEVSVEIATGKVKVDRFSCVADLGSINNRLAVDGQIYGCIAQGIGLALSEDFEDIKKHSTMIGAGFPYIESIPDDMEIEYFENNLREHGPFGASGAGEGPMVNPHMAVINAIRDACGARIYRLPATPDRVLEALKAI from the coding sequence ATGAGTTCATTATTACAGAAGAGAATCTTCGTTAATGGTGTAGAGACAAATCTCTTTACAAATCCTGACGCGAAACTGTCTGAGGTATTAAGAGAACAGTTACACTTGACTGGAACTAAAGTAGGATGTGGAGAAGGACAATGCGGTGCCTGCTCAGTCATCCTAGATGGTAAAGTTGTAAGGTCATGTATAACAAAGATGAAAAAAGTTCCTGAACATTCTAATATTACTACAATAGAAGGACTTGGAAAGCCGGGACATCTGCATCCATTGCAGAAAGCATGGGCCTTGCACGGTGCGGCTCAATGCGGTTTCTGTTCACCGGGATTTATTGTTTCTGCAAAAGGATTACTTGACGTAAACGACACCCCTTCCAGAGAAGATGTACGCAACTGGTTTCAGAAACACAGGAATGCCTGCCGTTGTACAGGATATAAACCCTTAGTAGACGCTGTTATGGCCGCGGCAGAAGTAATGCGCGGTGATGCTCCTGAAGACAGTCTTGATTTTAAAATGCCTGAAGACGGACGCATCTGGGGCTCTAAATATCCCCGCCCTACAGCTGAAGCCAAAGTTACCGGTACTCTTGATTATGGTGCTGATCTTGGACTTAAACTTCCTGAAGACACCCTATATGTAGCACTGGTTCAATCTGAAGAACATCATGCTAATATTATCAGCATAGATACTTCCAAAGCTAAAACCATGCCCGGTGTTGCAGCTGTACTTACAGCCGAAGATGTAAAAGGCAAAAACCGTATTTTCGGACTGGTGCAAAGCCCCTATCACAAAGGTGATGGTTGGGAACGTCCTATTATTAATGATACAAAAGTTTTCCAATATGGTGATGTTCTGGCTCTAGTCTGCGCAGACAGTCAGGAAGAAGCTGAAGCAGCAGCTAAAGAAGTTGTGGTAGAACTTGAAAGACTGCCTGCCTATCTCAGCGCACCTGAAGCAATGGCTGAGGATGCTATGGAGATACATCCCGGAACACCTAATATTTATTTCACTCAACCACTTATTAAAGGTGATGAAACAGCCCCTATCTTTGAAAGAGATGATGTTGAAGTTGTTGAAGGCAACTTTATTACCAGTCGTCAGCCACACATGCCAATAGAGCCGGATGTATCATTCGCTTACATGGGTGATGATGAACTGCTGCATATTCATAGTAAATCAATTGCAGTTCACCTTCACGCATTTATGATTGCTGAAGGAATGGGACTTACTCCTGATAAAATAGCTCTTGCCTCCAATCCTATGGGTGGAACATTCGGATACAAATTAAGTCCGACTTCAGAAGCTCTTGTAGGTGTGGCAGTAATGGCTACAGGACGTCCATGTTTACTGAAATACAATTATTTCCAGCAGATGACATATACAGGAAAAAGATCTCCATTCTACATTTCCGCCCGCATGGCCGCAGAGAAAAAGACCGGTCGCATACTGGCTCTTGAACACGACTATTCAGTCGATCATGGTCCATACTGCGAAATGGGTAGTGTTCTGACTGGCAGAGGAATTCAATTTATCGGAGCTGGTTACGACATACCCAATATCAGAGGTATGGGTAGAACTGTATGTACAAACCACGCCTGGGGTGCCGCATTCAGAGGCTTTGGAGGCATACAGTCAGTTTTTGCCGGAGAATCCCTTGTAGATGAAATGGCCATTGCTCTTGGTCAGGATCCTTTGGAATTCAGATATGCAAACTGTTACCGTGATGGAGCCACCACACCTACAGGGGCCATACCTGACGTTATCGCCCTTCCCCAGCTTCTTGAAGCCTTACGCCCCAAATATAAGAAAGCTAAAGACCGTGCCGCAAAGGAATCAACAGAGACAGTTAAAAAAGGTGCTGGAATCGCTGTGGGAGTTTACGGAGCTGGAGCAGACGGTATCGATTCTGCTGAAGTCTTCATCCAGTATGATCCTGATAATGGAGTTACCCTTGGATGTTCATGGGAAGACCATGGACAGGGTGCAGACATAGGAGCCGTTGGTACCACCCATGAAGCACTGCGCCCCATGAACATACCTGTAGAAAAAATTCGTTTCAGCTGGCCTGATTCTTCAAAACAACCGCCGGCAGGTCCTGCTGGAGCATCCCGCTCACAGGTTGTCGTAGGTAATGCGCTTAACGCTGCCTGCAAAGCCATGCTTGACGCTCTTAAAAAACCTGATGGATCTTACATGAGCTACGAAGAAGCCGTAGCCGCAGAAAAACCTACACGTTTCGACGGATCCTATAGTTCTATGGGTAGCGTGTGTGATCCTGAAACAGGTTTGGGCACTCCCTTTGTAAACTGCATGTATACCATTTATATGGCTGAAGTTTCAGTAGAAATAGCCACCGGTAAAGTAAAAGTAGATCGTTTCTCCTGTGTAGCTGACCTTGGTTCCATAAACAACAGACTCGCTGTTGATGGGCAGATATACGGCTGCATTGCGCAGGGAATCGGATTGGCCTTAAGCGAAGACTTTGAGGACATAAAGAAACATTCAACAATGATAGGAGCTGGATTCCCGTATATCGAAAGTATTCCGGATGATATGGAGATTGAATATTTTGAAAACAATTTGAGGGAACACGGACCATTCGGTGCATCTGGTGCAGGAGAAGGCCCCATGGTTAATCCGCACATGGCAGTAATAAACGCCATCAGGGATGCTTGTGGAGCCAGAATATACAGACTTCCTGCAACACCTGACAGAGTTCTTGAAGCCTTGAAAGCTATATAA